In the Agrococcus sp. Marseille-Q4369 genome, one interval contains:
- a CDS encoding cell wall-binding repeat-containing protein translates to MNTKAKRSLAAGAACALGVGLLVSTPTVANAAPITVDPTTTAVVNLLHFNDFHGRLDATTTVQFAGTIEQLRVDYPESTVLLSGGDNIGASAFTSASQGDEPTIEVLNAMGVDAAAVGNHEFDKGVDDLTGRVADLIEFPYLSANVTLNGAPIGPAYELVEIDGITVGVVGAVTEFTPSLVDGSGIVGVEFGDPVVAVNEVAAALSDGNAANGEADVIVAEIHEGSQVVLPVNAPQADQQALLGADAAAGGPFGDMVNSLSADVDVIFNGHTHRTYSWLAPVPGVAGETRPIVQSNEYSNLVGQVVLAVDRASLDVSVEVLTNHARTTAPAADLVAAFPRVAAVKQIVDAAVAEAAVIGNVEVGTISGPITVPALSNGNRGEESTAAQMVANMYRDQLAPEGRGGAEIGIVNPGGVRDSLLYAATSPETEDGVVRLAEANNVLPFINNLWTITMTGAELDLLLEQQWQRDAAGVPLATGRTYLQLGLSDNVTYVSDPSRAIDDRVSDIAIDGEFVSPDQEIRIASASFLMGVNGGTPGDNFWAFAEGTDERDSGLVDLDALLAYLADNPGLAPDYSVRHVDVVGLPEGAVAAGSEHTVEVRQLDRIRSLGAEASETVEIVDETGAVVGTGDVVVNTDASGNPLTTSATVTFTVSTPEATVAGPVTAAYAVRTATSEVPFQLEVVEPTSRIAGEDRFQTAVEISRAAYPEGAPVVYVASGERWPDALTAAPAAAHEGGPLLLARHGSVSYDVLAEIDRLGAERVVIVGGEPTLSAAVEASIGEVDGVTTIDRIAGADRFETSRLVAEYAFESADGAYVATGLRFPDALSAGAAAGHLDMPLVLVDTREAVPAATISTLEGLGVARVRIVGDTKAVPSSNAAQFVDAGFSVRRLGGVDRFATSAIVTASAFDAAPNGAYLASGYSFPDALAGGAVAGAQGAPLLISTSACVPSRVLAELDRLQPTSVTLLGGEPSLSATVAWLGSCD, encoded by the coding sequence GTGAACACCAAAGCGAAGCGCTCGCTCGCGGCCGGAGCCGCCTGCGCGCTGGGCGTCGGGCTGCTCGTGAGCACCCCGACGGTCGCGAACGCCGCGCCCATCACCGTCGACCCGACGACCACGGCGGTCGTCAACCTCCTGCACTTCAACGACTTCCACGGCCGACTCGACGCGACGACGACCGTGCAGTTCGCCGGCACGATCGAGCAGCTGCGCGTCGACTATCCCGAGTCGACCGTCCTGCTCTCGGGCGGCGACAACATCGGCGCATCCGCCTTCACGTCCGCCTCGCAGGGCGACGAGCCGACGATCGAGGTGCTGAACGCCATGGGCGTCGACGCCGCCGCGGTCGGCAACCACGAGTTCGACAAGGGTGTCGACGACCTCACCGGCCGCGTGGCCGACCTCATCGAGTTCCCCTACCTCTCGGCGAACGTCACGCTGAACGGCGCTCCGATCGGCCCCGCGTACGAGCTCGTCGAGATCGACGGCATCACCGTCGGCGTCGTCGGTGCCGTGACGGAGTTCACGCCGTCGCTCGTCGACGGCTCCGGCATCGTGGGCGTCGAGTTCGGCGACCCGGTGGTCGCCGTCAACGAGGTCGCAGCCGCCCTCTCCGACGGCAACGCCGCGAACGGCGAGGCCGACGTGATCGTCGCCGAGATCCACGAGGGCTCGCAGGTCGTGCTCCCGGTCAACGCCCCGCAGGCCGACCAGCAGGCGCTGCTCGGTGCCGACGCGGCTGCCGGCGGTCCCTTCGGCGACATGGTCAACAGCCTCTCCGCCGACGTCGACGTCATCTTCAACGGCCACACGCACCGCACCTACTCGTGGCTCGCGCCCGTGCCGGGCGTCGCGGGCGAGACGCGCCCCATCGTGCAGTCGAACGAGTACTCCAACCTCGTCGGCCAGGTCGTCCTGGCGGTCGACCGCGCGTCGCTCGACGTCTCGGTCGAGGTGCTCACGAACCACGCGCGCACGACCGCTCCTGCCGCCGACCTCGTCGCCGCGTTCCCGCGCGTCGCGGCCGTCAAGCAGATCGTCGACGCGGCGGTCGCCGAGGCCGCAGTGATCGGCAACGTCGAGGTCGGCACGATCTCGGGCCCGATCACCGTGCCGGCGCTCTCGAACGGCAACCGCGGCGAGGAGTCGACCGCGGCGCAGATGGTCGCGAACATGTACCGCGACCAGCTCGCCCCCGAGGGCCGCGGCGGCGCCGAGATCGGCATCGTCAACCCGGGTGGCGTGCGCGACAGCCTGCTGTACGCCGCGACCTCGCCCGAGACCGAGGACGGTGTCGTGCGCCTCGCCGAGGCGAACAACGTGCTGCCGTTCATCAACAACCTCTGGACGATCACGATGACCGGTGCTGAGCTCGACCTGCTGCTCGAGCAGCAGTGGCAGCGCGACGCCGCAGGCGTGCCGCTCGCGACGGGCCGCACCTACCTGCAGCTCGGCCTGAGCGACAACGTCACGTACGTCTCCGACCCGTCGCGGGCGATCGACGACCGCGTGAGCGACATCGCGATCGACGGCGAGTTCGTCTCGCCCGACCAGGAGATCCGCATCGCGAGCGCCTCGTTCCTCATGGGCGTCAACGGCGGCACCCCTGGCGACAACTTCTGGGCGTTCGCCGAGGGCACCGACGAGCGCGACTCGGGCCTCGTCGACCTCGACGCGCTGCTCGCGTACCTCGCCGACAACCCGGGCCTCGCGCCCGACTACTCGGTGCGGCACGTCGACGTCGTCGGCCTGCCGGAGGGCGCGGTCGCCGCGGGCTCTGAGCACACCGTCGAGGTGCGCCAGCTCGACCGCATCCGCTCGCTCGGCGCCGAGGCGTCCGAGACGGTCGAGATCGTGGACGAGACCGGTGCCGTCGTCGGCACGGGCGACGTCGTCGTCAACACCGATGCCTCCGGCAACCCGCTCACGACGTCGGCGACCGTGACGTTCACGGTCTCGACGCCCGAGGCCACGGTCGCCGGCCCCGTCACCGCCGCCTACGCGGTGCGCACCGCTACGAGCGAGGTGCCGTTCCAGCTCGAGGTCGTCGAGCCCACGTCCCGCATCGCGGGCGAGGACCGCTTCCAGACCGCGGTCGAGATCTCGAGGGCCGCGTACCCCGAGGGCGCTCCGGTCGTCTACGTCGCGAGCGGCGAGCGCTGGCCCGACGCGCTCACGGCAGCCCCGGCCGCCGCGCACGAGGGTGGCCCGCTCCTCCTCGCGCGCCACGGCTCGGTGTCCTACGACGTGCTCGCCGAGATCGACCGGCTCGGCGCCGAGCGCGTCGTGATCGTCGGCGGCGAGCCGACGCTCAGCGCCGCGGTCGAGGCGTCGATCGGCGAGGTCGACGGCGTCACGACGATCGACCGGATCGCCGGCGCCGATCGCTTCGAGACGAGCCGCCTCGTCGCGGAGTACGCGTTCGAGTCGGCCGACGGCGCGTACGTCGCCACCGGCCTGCGGTTCCCCGACGCCCTCTCCGCGGGTGCCGCGGCGGGCCACCTCGACATGCCGCTCGTCCTCGTCGACACGCGCGAGGCCGTCCCGGCCGCGACGATCTCGACGCTCGAGGGCCTCGGCGTTGCGCGGGTCCGGATCGTCGGCGACACCAAGGCCGTGCCGTCGTCGAACGCCGCACAGTTCGTCGACGCCGGCTTCAGCGTCCGCCGGCTCGGCGGGGTCGACCGCTTCGCGACCAGCGCGATCGTGACGGCCTCGGCGTTCGACGCGGCTCCGAACGGCGCCTACCTCGCCTCCGGGTACAGCTTCCCCGACGCCCTCGCGGGCGGCGCGGTCGCCGGTGCCCAGGGTGCGCCCCTGCTGATCAGCACCTCGGCGTGCGTGCCTTCGCGCGTGCTCGCTGAGCTCGACCGACTGCAGCCCACCTCGGTGACGCTGCTCGGCGGGGAGCCGTCGCTCTCGGCCACGGTTGCGTGGCTCGGCAGCTGCGACTGA